A genomic segment from Dietzia psychralcaliphila encodes:
- a CDS encoding beta strand repeat-containing protein → MLSALALVLGLAPVASAQSGSTRLGDFDFTATLATAENSRLPGATIRINMLARNHQSGFPFTPSVLNTYGVTMPSGFVGVGGGGNHMGGVGDHGRAQNNFWGGQPSLVDRSVGRGSTRDGWLTMRIPENTQGGTTYQFGIMAHLGTGGSWNGPTNNVMRFTVPQVGTRTSLSVSPTVIRVGEEVTLTARVDSTAGSNTPTGQVNFAVGGQDLSANVSNGVATTTTTFDTAGNFPVTASFSPTTSARWHNSNATGTVRVQTEATQTDLTLDPVEVLAGGTVQASASVTPAGAEGEIEFASGNTTTIVPVSADGTATAELSANTTGEMTVTATFIPTNPQRYTESSDSRTVDVFEQTSTSTEVSVEADPVRAGRETTLTATVSPETAAGTVDFVIDDQTYPATVTNGTATLDHTFATAGEHVVVADFTPTNTDRYLASSGQVTVNVEAETTQTTLALDPVEVSAGGTITATAQITPADADGEVRFDYGDQTQTVEVTDGQATTTFTAGNAGTGTITATFLPDDTERYTESSDTQTVGINAEATQTGLTLDSTEVIEGGTVRATASVTPAGAEGEVEFATGDTTISVPVGADGTAAADLATSAAGQVTVTATFIPADPERYAGSSDSQTVNVLEQITTSTSLVVDADPVRAGEETTLTATVTPANAAGTVTFTIDGQELPAAVVNGVATLEHTFTTAGQYPVTAHFTPTDANRYIASGGQATVNVESEATQTELTLDAIEVTAGDMIQATATVTPAGAGGEIEFTDGETTISVPVGADGTATTVLPAEAAGQLTVTATFIPANLERYSGSSDTQTVDITAAATQTALTLDPVQVTAGGTITATATITPADADGHVRFDYGDQTQSITVSNGTATVDFTTEAAGTDTVTATFLPTDPNRYSTSSDAETVNVEAEATQTELTVGADPRAGEDTTLTATVTPAGAAGTVTFTIGNDEYAATVSDGVATLDHTFTAAGTYPVGATFTPANTDRYSGSAAQATVDVEVETTTTALTLDPVQITAGGAITATANVTPADANGHVRFDYGDQTQTVTVSNGTATADFTTEAAGTGTITATFVPVDSERYTTSSDTETVNVDAEATHTALTLDAAEVTVGETVTATASVTPAGVGGEIEFTAGGTSIRVPVGTDGVAVTELPATAAGQLSITATFIPSDTDRYSGSTDTRAVVVQADAVAEVTSLALDSGTAEAGAEVTLTATVDPADAEGTVRFTIDGVERIVPVIDGVATLVHVAGERGSYTVRAEFLPTDPEAYAPSTATETLTVTDESDPGTDPGVPAAGSLSLIGLIGLIGSIGSAGVGLHSAVSLGSLGS, encoded by the coding sequence ATGCTTTCGGCGCTCGCGCTCGTGCTCGGGCTCGCGCCTGTGGCCTCAGCCCAGTCGGGTTCCACCCGTCTCGGCGACTTCGACTTCACGGCGACGCTCGCCACCGCCGAAAACAGCCGCCTGCCCGGCGCCACGATTCGGATCAACATGCTCGCGCGTAACCACCAGTCCGGATTTCCCTTCACACCATCGGTCCTGAACACCTACGGCGTGACGATGCCCAGTGGGTTTGTGGGTGTCGGCGGCGGCGGAAATCACATGGGCGGCGTCGGCGACCACGGCCGAGCCCAGAACAACTTCTGGGGCGGGCAGCCCAGCCTCGTCGACCGGTCGGTGGGCCGAGGTAGCACTCGCGACGGGTGGCTGACCATGCGGATCCCCGAGAACACGCAGGGCGGAACCACCTACCAGTTCGGAATCATGGCTCACCTGGGGACCGGCGGCAGTTGGAACGGCCCCACGAACAACGTCATGAGATTCACCGTTCCCCAGGTCGGCACTAGGACCTCGCTGTCCGTCAGCCCCACGGTGATACGCGTTGGCGAAGAGGTCACCCTTACGGCTCGCGTCGACTCCACTGCGGGCAGCAACACCCCCACCGGGCAGGTGAATTTCGCTGTCGGTGGGCAGGATCTCTCCGCCAACGTCAGCAATGGCGTTGCGACCACCACAACGACATTCGATACCGCCGGCAACTTCCCGGTGACCGCATCGTTCAGTCCGACCACCTCGGCAAGGTGGCACAATTCCAACGCCACCGGAACCGTTCGAGTGCAGACCGAAGCCACCCAGACCGATCTGACTCTCGATCCGGTCGAGGTCCTGGCAGGCGGCACCGTCCAGGCCTCCGCCAGCGTCACACCGGCCGGCGCAGAGGGCGAGATCGAGTTCGCCTCGGGTAACACGACCACCATCGTCCCCGTCAGCGCCGACGGCACGGCCACGGCCGAGCTCTCCGCCAATACGACGGGCGAGATGACGGTGACCGCCACCTTCATCCCGACCAATCCACAGCGCTACACCGAGAGCAGCGACAGCCGGACCGTAGACGTGTTCGAGCAGACCTCGACCTCGACCGAGGTTTCTGTGGAGGCGGACCCGGTCCGGGCCGGCCGGGAGACCACGCTGACGGCGACCGTCTCTCCGGAGACCGCAGCCGGGACCGTCGACTTCGTTATCGACGACCAGACCTACCCGGCGACCGTCACGAACGGCACCGCGACACTCGACCACACTTTCGCCACTGCGGGCGAGCACGTCGTCGTCGCCGACTTCACCCCGACCAATACCGACCGCTACCTGGCCAGCTCGGGTCAGGTGACGGTCAACGTCGAGGCGGAGACAACACAGACCACCCTGGCCCTCGACCCGGTCGAGGTCAGCGCAGGCGGGACCATTACCGCCACCGCGCAGATCACTCCGGCCGACGCCGACGGCGAGGTCCGCTTCGACTACGGCGACCAGACCCAGACCGTCGAGGTCACCGACGGTCAGGCCACCACCACCTTCACCGCCGGCAACGCCGGAACGGGCACCATCACCGCCACCTTCCTCCCGGACGACACCGAGCGCTACACCGAAAGCAGTGACACCCAGACAGTCGGGATCAACGCCGAGGCCACCCAGACCGGCCTCACGCTGGACTCGACCGAGGTCATCGAAGGGGGCACTGTCCGGGCAACCGCAAGTGTCACCCCCGCTGGCGCCGAGGGGGAAGTCGAGTTCGCCACCGGTGACACCACCATCAGCGTTCCCGTGGGCGCTGATGGCACCGCCGCCGCTGATCTCGCGACTTCAGCCGCCGGTCAGGTGACGGTGACGGCCACCTTCATCCCTGCCGACCCTGAGCGCTACGCCGGCAGCTCGGACAGTCAGACCGTGAACGTGCTCGAGCAGATCACCACCTCGACCTCGCTCGTCGTCGACGCCGATCCGGTTCGCGCCGGCGAGGAGACCACGCTGACCGCGACCGTCACCCCGGCGAACGCAGCGGGCACCGTCACCTTCACCATCGACGGCCAGGAACTCCCAGCGGCTGTGGTCAACGGCGTGGCCACCCTGGAACACACCTTCACCACCGCAGGCCAGTATCCCGTCACCGCCCACTTCACCCCGACCGATGCCAACCGCTACATCGCCAGCGGGGGCCAGGCCACCGTCAACGTGGAATCCGAGGCGACCCAGACCGAACTGACCCTTGACGCGATCGAGGTCACCGCCGGAGACATGATCCAGGCCACGGCCACCGTGACCCCGGCCGGCGCCGGGGGTGAAATCGAGTTCACCGACGGCGAGACCACCATCAGCGTCCCCGTGGGCGCCGACGGTACGGCCACCACCGTGCTCCCGGCCGAGGCTGCCGGACAGTTGACCGTCACCGCCACCTTCATCCCGGCCAACTTGGAGCGATACAGCGGCAGCAGTGACACCCAGACCGTCGACATCACCGCGGCGGCAACCCAGACCGCACTCACACTCGACCCGGTCCAGGTCACTGCCGGCGGCACCATCACCGCCACCGCCACCATCACCCCGGCCGACGCAGACGGCCACGTTCGCTTCGACTACGGCGACCAGACGCAATCCATCACGGTCAGCAACGGCACCGCCACCGTGGACTTCACCACCGAGGCAGCCGGAACAGACACCGTCACCGCGACCTTCCTGCCCACCGACCCGAACCGCTACAGCACCAGCTCCGACGCGGAGACGGTCAACGTCGAGGCCGAGGCCACCCAGACGGAGCTCACCGTGGGGGCCGACCCCCGCGCCGGTGAGGACACCACACTGACCGCCACCGTCACTCCGGCAGGCGCGGCCGGCACCGTGACCTTCACCATCGGCAACGATGAGTACGCCGCCACCGTGAGCGACGGCGTGGCCACCCTTGACCACACCTTCACCGCCGCAGGCACGTACCCGGTCGGAGCGACCTTCACCCCGGCCAACACTGACCGCTACAGCGGCAGCGCGGCCCAGGCGACGGTCGACGTCGAGGTAGAAACCACCACCACCGCACTCACACTCGACCCGGTCCAGATCACCGCGGGCGGCGCCATCACCGCCACCGCCAACGTCACCCCGGCCGACGCGAACGGCCACGTTCGCTTCGACTACGGCGACCAGACCCAGACCGTCACGGTCAGCAACGGCACCGCCACCGCGGACTTCACCACCGAGGCAGCCGGAACAGGGACCATCACCGCCACCTTTGTCCCCGTCGACAGCGAGCGCTACACCACGAGCTCAGACACGGAGACCGTCAACGTCGATGCCGAGGCCACCCACACCGCGCTCACGCTGGATGCTGCCGAGGTGACCGTCGGCGAGACTGTGACGGCCACGGCCAGCGTTACGCCGGCCGGTGTCGGGGGCGAGATCGAGTTCACCGCCGGGGGCACCAGCATCAGGGTTCCCGTCGGTACGGATGGCGTCGCAGTGACTGAGCTCCCCGCCACCGCGGCAGGCCAGCTGAGCATCACCGCGACCTTCATCCCGTCCGACACGGACCGCTACAGCGGCAGCACCGACACCCGCGCCGTGGTGGTGCAGGCCGACGCCGTCGCTGAGGTCACGAGCCTCGCGCTCGACTCCGGGACGGCCGAGGCGGGCGCGGAGGTCACCCTCACCGCCACAGTGGACCCCGCCGACGCCGAGGGAACCGTCCGCTTCACAATCGACGGCGTCGAGCGGATCGTTCCGGTGATCGACGGCGTCGCCACCCTGGTCCACGTCGCCGGGGAGCGTGGCAGCTACACGGTCCGGGCCGAGTTCCTCCCGACGGATCCCGAGGCCTACGCTCCGAGCACCGCCACCGAGACGCTCACCGTGACCGACGAATCGGACCCCGGGACCGATCCGGGAGTGCCGGCCGCCGGTTCACTCAGCCTGATCGGGCTGATCGGGCTGATCGGCTCGATAGGCTCGGCCGGCGTGGGCCTGCACAGCGCGGTCTCGCTCGGGTCGCTGGGCAGCTAG
- a CDS encoding Ig-like domain-containing protein translates to MLRKLVVALSAIALVVGLAPTAAAQNTGSVRIGDFTFNASINSGQSQLRPGGHVRIDLTATNTHGEWQGWPPAAPARVLNTYGVTMPSGFTGLSGGGSNMTNLGDHSQANYWGGQPSATDRLVNRDSSRSGWLSVRIPEDAQGGSTHQFGLRANLETLQNWQPTRENVIRFTLPAVATNTSVTANPATVEEGTNTTLTADVSAVHGSNGVTAGDIVFEVNGTSVGSAPVGPDGRASIPYTVPLLDNRDPITQNVTARYSGDAPRFAASTSTTTVRIEPEAKSEVTSTVDLAATRGLVENGRLPVTLDVAIDTSDGLDLPEGAEVEILRDGVVVDTLAVDGVTATFTDDLDATTDATYVYTVRLLETETYDTIYRSAESEPVEVEVAPEVTPEVTVGVDSAAVLIGRAVDITATVTADGTPLPAGTVVSIRSNGRDIGTVTTDDDGNAVLAGHEFDTPGDKRIVAVFDGGRIGGTTYGAVTSAPATVTVEALPEIDTGTTIELETVATAGDEVTITAVVSRLDGGDLTDAGTENLGSVWFFRDGDAIGSAPVVIDTVTGEATAVFTHRFAERGEFRITADYSGASGSDEVIAPSETTEATVVTVSPSDIVIDEPGPPSNELELSFGSLDLGSVMDAIGEEGLSSLGGLVGGN, encoded by the coding sequence ATGCTTCGTAAACTCGTCGTCGCCCTATCGGCGATAGCCCTGGTGGTGGGACTGGCTCCCACTGCAGCGGCGCAGAACACCGGATCCGTTCGCATCGGTGACTTCACCTTTAACGCCTCCATCAACTCGGGTCAGAGCCAGCTCCGCCCCGGTGGGCACGTTCGAATTGATCTCACCGCCACCAACACGCATGGTGAATGGCAAGGTTGGCCACCTGCTGCCCCGGCCCGGGTTCTGAACACCTACGGGGTGACTATGCCGAGTGGATTCACGGGTCTATCCGGCGGCGGCTCCAATATGACCAACCTTGGTGACCATAGCCAAGCCAACTACTGGGGTGGGCAGCCGAGCGCGACTGATCGATTAGTCAATCGCGATAGCTCTCGCTCCGGCTGGCTCAGCGTCCGCATTCCCGAGGACGCCCAAGGGGGGAGCACCCATCAGTTCGGGCTCCGCGCCAATCTGGAAACTCTCCAGAACTGGCAACCGACCCGCGAGAATGTCATTCGTTTCACGCTGCCGGCGGTGGCCACCAACACCTCGGTGACCGCCAACCCCGCCACCGTGGAGGAGGGCACCAACACCACGCTGACCGCCGACGTGTCCGCGGTCCACGGCAGCAACGGCGTCACCGCCGGTGACATTGTGTTCGAGGTGAACGGCACCTCGGTCGGATCCGCGCCGGTCGGACCGGACGGTAGGGCGAGCATCCCGTATACGGTGCCGCTACTGGACAACCGGGACCCGATCACGCAGAACGTCACGGCCCGCTATTCGGGTGATGCACCGAGGTTCGCCGCCTCAACCTCCACCACGACCGTCCGGATCGAGCCCGAGGCGAAATCCGAGGTCACCAGCACTGTCGACCTGGCCGCGACGCGTGGACTGGTCGAGAACGGACGACTACCGGTTACGCTCGACGTGGCGATCGACACGAGTGACGGTCTGGACCTACCCGAGGGCGCCGAGGTCGAGATCCTGCGCGACGGCGTCGTCGTCGACACTCTCGCCGTCGACGGGGTCACGGCAACCTTCACCGATGACCTCGACGCCACCACCGACGCGACCTACGTCTATACGGTCCGTCTGCTGGAGACGGAGACCTACGACACCATTTACCGCTCGGCGGAATCCGAACCGGTGGAAGTGGAGGTCGCACCCGAGGTCACGCCCGAGGTGACGGTAGGCGTCGACTCGGCCGCCGTTCTCATCGGACGCGCCGTCGACATCACCGCCACGGTGACTGCAGACGGAACCCCGCTGCCGGCCGGCACCGTGGTGTCCATCCGGTCCAACGGTCGTGACATCGGTACCGTCACGACCGACGACGACGGCAACGCGGTCCTGGCCGGCCACGAGTTCGACACCCCCGGTGACAAGCGCATCGTCGCCGTGTTCGACGGTGGCCGGATTGGCGGCACCACCTACGGTGCCGTCACCTCCGCCCCCGCCACGGTGACGGTCGAGGCGCTGCCCGAGATCGACACGGGCACCACCATCGAGTTGGAGACGGTGGCCACCGCAGGCGACGAGGTCACCATCACAGCCGTGGTGTCCCGCCTCGACGGAGGGGACCTCACCGACGCGGGAACCGAGAACCTCGGCTCTGTGTGGTTCTTCCGGGACGGGGACGCAATCGGCTCGGCTCCGGTCGTGATTGACACGGTCACCGGTGAGGCGACCGCGGTGTTCACCCACCGGTTCGCCGAACGCGGAGAATTCCGGATCACGGCCGACTACTCCGGTGCGTCCGGCTCGGACGAGGTGATCGCCCCGTCCGAGACCACCGAGGCGACCGTGGTGACGGTGTCGCCGTCCGACATCGTCATCGACGAGCCGGGGCCGCCGTCCAACGAGCTCGAATTGAGCTTCGGCTCCCTCGATCTGGGTAGCGTCATGGACGCGATAGGAGAAGAAGGTCTGAGCAGCCTGGGAGGCCTGGTCGGTGGGAACTGA
- a CDS encoding Re/Si-specific NAD(P)(+) transhydrogenase subunit alpha: MSPQTEVKDTAAAPSVIGVVAESDAAENRVAATPATVAKLIGLGYRVVVENGAGTRAEFSDAAYAESGADLVSGDVAWSSDVVLKVAVPTETEVARLRSGATLVGLLAPAQNERLLSVLAERGVTALAMDAVPRISRAQSMDVLSSMANIAGYRAVIEAAHHFGRFFTGQVTAAGKVPPAKVLVAGAGVAGLAAIGAASSLGAIVRSTDPRPEVADQVKSIGGEYLPVEVPDEEKEVSTDGYAKATSEAYDRAAADLYSAQAADVDIVITTALIPGRPAPRLLTAADVASMKRGSVIVDMAAAQGGNVEGSVADEVVVTENGVTIIGYTDLAGRLPAQASQLYGTNLVNLTKLVTPDKDGRWALDLDDVVQRGVTVAKGGEIMWPPPPVQVSAAPAAAAAAPLEPRPEKKKLSAGARLGLIATGMALLLLLTAVAPGDIPRHITVFVLAIVIGYYVIGNVHHALHTPLMSVTNAISGVIVVGALLQIGIDNTAGLVLATIAILVASINVFGGFAVTRRMLGMFSKGA, translated from the coding sequence ATGTCCCCGCAGACCGAGGTGAAGGACACCGCTGCCGCCCCCTCGGTAATCGGCGTGGTCGCCGAGTCCGATGCTGCGGAGAACCGGGTCGCCGCGACGCCGGCGACCGTCGCCAAGCTGATCGGCCTGGGCTACCGGGTCGTGGTGGAGAACGGGGCGGGGACCCGCGCCGAATTCTCCGACGCGGCCTACGCCGAGTCCGGCGCGGACCTGGTCTCCGGTGACGTGGCCTGGTCGAGCGACGTCGTGTTGAAGGTCGCGGTGCCCACCGAGACCGAGGTCGCGCGGCTTCGGTCCGGCGCGACCCTGGTCGGTCTGCTGGCGCCCGCACAGAACGAGCGACTGCTGTCGGTCCTCGCCGAGCGCGGGGTCACCGCCCTGGCGATGGACGCGGTCCCGCGCATCTCGCGGGCCCAGTCGATGGACGTGCTGAGCTCGATGGCCAACATCGCCGGCTACCGCGCCGTGATCGAGGCCGCCCACCACTTCGGCCGGTTCTTCACCGGCCAGGTCACCGCGGCGGGCAAGGTCCCGCCGGCCAAGGTGCTGGTGGCCGGTGCCGGTGTCGCGGGTCTGGCGGCGATCGGCGCGGCCAGCAGCCTGGGGGCGATCGTCCGCTCCACCGATCCGCGTCCCGAGGTGGCCGACCAGGTCAAGTCGATCGGCGGCGAGTACCTGCCCGTCGAGGTCCCGGATGAGGAGAAAGAGGTCTCCACCGACGGGTATGCCAAGGCCACCAGCGAGGCCTACGACCGCGCCGCGGCGGACCTGTACTCGGCCCAGGCGGCCGACGTGGACATCGTCATCACCACCGCGCTGATCCCGGGCCGGCCGGCCCCGCGTCTTCTCACCGCCGCGGATGTGGCGTCGATGAAGCGCGGCTCGGTCATCGTGGACATGGCCGCCGCCCAGGGCGGAAACGTCGAGGGCAGCGTCGCCGACGAGGTCGTGGTGACCGAGAACGGCGTGACGATCATCGGGTACACCGATCTCGCCGGTCGCCTGCCCGCACAGGCCTCGCAGCTGTACGGCACCAACCTGGTCAACCTCACCAAGCTCGTCACCCCGGACAAGGACGGGCGGTGGGCGCTGGATCTGGACGACGTCGTCCAACGCGGGGTCACCGTGGCCAAGGGCGGCGAGATCATGTGGCCGCCCCCGCCGGTGCAGGTCAGCGCCGCCCCCGCCGCGGCCGCCGCCGCGCCGCTCGAGCCGCGCCCGGAGAAGAAGAAGCTCTCGGCGGGGGCCAGGCTCGGACTGATCGCCACCGGAATGGCGCTGCTGCTCCTGCTCACGGCCGTCGCGCCGGGCGACATCCCGCGCCACATCACGGTGTTCGTCCTGGCGATCGTGATCGGCTACTACGTGATCGGCAACGTCCACCACGCGCTGCACACGCCGCTCATGTCGGTGACCAACGCGATCTCGGGCGTGATAGTCGTGGGCGCGCTACTGCAGATCGGGATCGACAACACCGCCGGCCTGGTCCTGGCCACCATCGCGATCCTCGTCGCGTCCATCAACGTCTTCGGCGGCTTCGCCGTGACGCGCCGCATGCTCGGCATGTTCTCGAAGGGAGCCTGA